Proteins encoded by one window of Sorex araneus isolate mSorAra2 chromosome 3, mSorAra2.pri, whole genome shotgun sequence:
- the OXT gene encoding oxytocin-neurophysin 1 — MLAPRVACCLLALLALSSACYIQNCPLGGKRAARDLDVRKCLPCGPGGKGRCFGPSICCGDELGCFVGTAEALRCQEESFLPSPCQSGQKPCGSGGRCAAAGICCSPDGCRMDPACDPEAAFSQR, encoded by the exons ATGCTGGCCCCGCGTGTCGCCTGCTGCCTGCTGGCCCTGCTGGCGCTGTCCTCGGCCTGCTACATCCAGAACTGCCCGCTAGGGGGCAAGCGCGCCGCGCGGGACCTCGACGTGCGCAAG TGCCTGCCCTGCGGCCCCGGGGGCAAGGGCCGCTGCTTCGGGCCCAGCATCTGCTGCGGGGACGAGCTGGGCTGCTTCGTGGGCACGGCCGAGGCGCTGCGCTGCCAGGAGGAGTCTTTCCTGCCGTCCCCCTGCCAGTCGGGCCAGAAGCCGTGCGGGAGCGGGGGCCGCTGCGCCGCCGCCGGCATCTGCTGCAGCCCGG ACGGCTGCCGGATGGATCCCGCCTGCGACCCCGAAGCCGCCTTCTCACAGCGCTGA